A portion of the Platichthys flesus chromosome 7, fPlaFle2.1, whole genome shotgun sequence genome contains these proteins:
- the LOC133956813 gene encoding nuclear factor 7, brain-like: MELYPEHKEKLKMFCVTDQQLVCTIGSDGEKHKGHKFTPVKEAAALLRKKLEKFGQRIADDINATERLANTQMQGMANTVDKAQPLRTQVSRQFREMHHFLRRREDEIKNDLKHKELNDLEEMSDTLDTIETVMSESRVLEAMVASVLEITDSEKFIKSWTENNGDSGTFIQTQSQ, translated from the coding sequence ATGGAGTTGTATcctgaacacaaagaaaagctgaaaatgTTCTGCGTTACAGATCAGCAGTTAGTTTGTACCATTGGCAGTGATGGGGAGAAACACAAAGGGCACAAGTTTACACCAGTCAAAGAAGCAGCTGCACTTTTGAGGAAGAAGTTGGAGAAATTTGGGCAACGCATTGCTGATGATATCAATGCTACCGAGAGGCTGGCCAACACACAGATGCAGGGGATGGCAAACACTGTCGACAAGGCTCAGCCGCTGAGGACCCAGGTCAGCAGACAGTTTAGGGAGATGCACCACTTtctgagaaggagagaagatgagatCAAAAATGACCTGAAACACAAAGAGTTAAATGATCTGGAGGAAATGAGCGACACATTAGATACCATTGAAACTGTTATGTCTGAGAGCAGAGTGCTGGAGGCAATGGTAGCATCTGTTCTGGAAATCACAGACTCCGAGAAGTTCATAAAGAGCTGGACTGAGAATAACGGCGACTCCGGAACATTTATTCAGACCCAGAGCCAGTGA
- the LOC133957323 gene encoding zinc-binding protein A33-like, with the protein MASASYTEDLTCSICLSFFADPVVLLCGHSFCRECINRSLSSQHQCPQCRADIPEKGKCLPTNHSLKSLVEKEVDKQRREHENVKEVDDWLCHEHEERLKLFCVTDQQLVCIICRDGEKHQGHKFKPLKEAAAPLREKLEAYVKHIADDINATEKMASTQREEIAKTKDKAQQLMTQISSQFKEMHQFLLKREDEIKNDLKHKEENDLEEMSETLKTMETALTESRVLEESVACVLEITDSQSFIKSWTENKGEVTPEDSFRPRASELQVVNASLTLGPYESHLQFFIWKEMLQVVQPRAELLSLTSGINNITVSDDGRNLMYSPIIIKSQGCQQSYGYRSSYCSYSGRNYSSNVNVPCREDTSVRVASALSSNDFTSGQYYWELEVGKQDYWKVGLDKYYLSYAQTKYVTSDQGKELTLTGRPQKIGIYLDCLSKKLSFYDAENMTHIHTMSTSVPAKAYFEYKFSQAADHDPPRVCWF; encoded by the exons ATGGCGTCTGCTTCTTACACAGAAGATCTGACTTGTTCCATTTGTCTGTCATTCTTCGCTGATCCTGTAGTGCTCCTGTGTGGCCACTCTTTCTGCAGAGAATGTATTAATCGTTCTCTGAGTTCACAGCACCAGTGTCCACAGTGTCGAGCAGATATCCCAGAAAAGGGGAAATGTCTTCCAACCAATCACAGTCTGAAGAGTCTTGTTGAAAAAGAAGTCgacaagcagaggagagagcatgaaaatgtcaaagag gTTGATGACTGGTTGTGCCATGAACATGAAGAAAGGCTGAAGCTGTTCTGCGTCACTGATCAGCAGTTAGTTTGTATCATATGCCGTGACGGAGAGAAGCATCAAGGGCACAAGTTTAAGCCATTAAAAGAAGCAGCCGCTCCTTTGAGGGAGAAGTTGGAGGCATATGTGAAACACATTGCTGATGATATCAATGCTACAGAGAAGATGGCCagcacacagagggaggagatagCAAAAACCAAAGACAAGGCTCAGCAGCTGATGACCCAGATCAGCAGTCAATTTAAGGAGATGCACCAGTTTCTATTGAAGAGAGAAGATGAGATCAAAAATGacctgaaacacaaagaggaaaatgaTCTGGAGGAAATGAGCGAGACATTAAAAACCATGGAAACTGCTTTGACTGAGAGTAGAGTTCTAGAGGAAAGCGTAGCGTGTGTTCTGGAAATCACAGATTCACAGAGTTTCATAAAGAGCTGGACTGAGAATAAAGGCGAGGTGACCCCGGAAGATTCATTCAGACCCAGAGCCAGTGAGTTACAAGTGGTTAATGCCTCTCTCACCTTAGGGCCATATGAAAGTCACCTGCAGTTCTTCATATGGAAGGAGATGCTTCAGGTTGTTCAGCCCCGAGCAGAACTTCTATCACTCACAAGTGGCATTAACAACATAACAGTGTCTGATGATGGGAGAAATTTGATGTATAGTCCCATAATCATCAAATCTCAGGGTTGCCAACAATCTTATGGATACAGGTCTTCATACTGTAGTTACTCTGGCCGCAATTACAGTTCTAATGTAAATGTCCCTTGCAGGGAGGACACCTCAGTACGGGTTGCTTCTGCATTAAGCTCCAATGACTTCACCTCAGGGCAGTATTACTGGGAATTAGAGGTTGGAAAACAGGACTATTGGAAAGTAGGATTAGACAAATATTACTTGAGCTATGCTCAAACAAAGTATGTCACATCAGATCAAGGTAAAGAGTTAACATTGACAGGTAGACCACAGAAGATTGGAATTTACCTAGACTGCCTATCAAAGAAGCTGTCTTTCTATGATGCAGAAAACATGACTCATATTCACACTATGAGTACGTCTGTCCCCGCTAAAGCATATTTTGAATACAAATTTAGTCAGGCAGCAGATCATGACCCCCCCAGAGTGTGCTGGTTCTAA